A stretch of Leisingera sp. S132 DNA encodes these proteins:
- a CDS encoding class I SAM-dependent methyltransferase, whose translation MTEKFLDKAYGLETPEATLEHYNQWAASYDAEIAENGYATPGRIAGALAKFQSDLSEPVLDFGCGTGLSGLALRRQGFEIIDGMEPSGEMLAQARSKGAYRELTQIDVADPRPIRQGSYRLVTGCGVLGTGAAPPPVFDMIMHALPRGGLFTFSFNDHALADRAFTGKLNEWLDCSAARLLFREHGEHLPGMNLKSTVYVIEKA comes from the coding sequence ATGACCGAGAAGTTTCTGGACAAGGCCTATGGCCTTGAAACACCGGAAGCGACCCTGGAACACTACAACCAATGGGCCGCTTCCTATGACGCCGAAATTGCCGAGAACGGTTACGCGACACCGGGCCGTATCGCCGGGGCATTGGCAAAATTTCAATCTGACCTGAGCGAGCCGGTGCTGGACTTCGGCTGCGGCACCGGCCTGTCCGGCCTTGCGCTGCGGCGGCAGGGGTTTGAGATTATCGACGGCATGGAGCCCTCCGGCGAGATGCTGGCACAGGCGCGCAGCAAAGGTGCCTACAGAGAACTCACACAGATTGATGTGGCTGATCCGCGGCCCATCCGGCAAGGTTCCTACCGTCTGGTCACCGGTTGCGGCGTGCTGGGCACAGGCGCGGCCCCGCCGCCCGTTTTCGACATGATCATGCATGCGCTGCCACGGGGCGGCTTATTCACTTTCTCCTTCAATGATCACGCCTTGGCAGACCGGGCATTCACTGGAAAGCTCAACGAATGGCTGGACTGTTCCGCAGCGCGGCTGCTATTTCGGGAACACGGGGAGCACCTCCCCGGAATGAACCTGAAATCCACCGTCTATGTAATTGAGAAAGCGTGA
- the gluQRS gene encoding tRNA glutamyl-Q(34) synthetase GluQRS, whose translation MTFTTRFAPSPTGPLHLGHAYSAMLAHDMAMSEGGTFLLRIEDIDQSRARPEWEAQIYEDLHWLGLSWPEPVMRQSERLPSYQAALDQLAALGLTYPCRCNRADIEAAAGAPQEGVPQFGPDGRIYPGTCRSRQPSEATGQDVIRLNMQKAVRAADLRSFTETGPAFPGTHALDADTLISSVGDIILVRRNMGSSYHMSVVADDADQGITHAVRGADLFEATQIHVLLQCLLDLPTPIYHHHHLIRDDSGKRLAKRDDARAIAKYRAEGATPQDIREMVGLPPSPR comes from the coding sequence GTGACATTCACCACACGTTTTGCGCCGTCGCCGACCGGACCGCTGCACCTGGGCCACGCATATTCGGCGATGCTGGCACATGATATGGCGATGTCAGAAGGCGGCACCTTCCTGCTGCGCATCGAAGACATCGACCAGTCGCGTGCGCGCCCCGAATGGGAGGCGCAGATTTATGAGGACCTGCACTGGCTGGGCCTCAGCTGGCCCGAACCGGTCATGCGCCAGTCAGAGCGGCTGCCCAGCTACCAGGCCGCGCTCGACCAGCTAGCTGCACTGGGTCTCACTTATCCTTGCCGTTGCAACCGGGCCGACATAGAGGCCGCGGCTGGCGCGCCGCAGGAAGGCGTGCCGCAATTCGGGCCCGACGGGCGCATTTACCCCGGCACCTGCCGCAGCCGGCAGCCGTCAGAGGCCACGGGCCAGGACGTAATCCGGCTCAACATGCAGAAAGCCGTCCGCGCCGCGGATTTGCGCAGTTTCACGGAGACCGGGCCGGCCTTCCCGGGCACGCACGCACTGGACGCAGATACGTTGATCTCAAGCGTCGGCGACATCATCCTGGTTCGCAGAAACATGGGCAGCTCCTACCACATGTCGGTGGTGGCGGACGACGCGGACCAGGGCATAACGCACGCCGTGCGTGGTGCCGACCTGTTCGAGGCGACCCAGATCCACGTCCTGCTGCAATGCCTGCTGGACCTGCCCACACCCATTTACCACCACCACCATCTTATCCGCGATGACTCTGGCAAACGCCTCGCCAAACGCGACGATGCGCGTGCCATCGCCAAATACCGAGCCGAAGGCGCCACCCCGCAGGATATCCGGGAAATGGTGGGTCTGCCGCCTTCCCCTCGCTGA
- the ctrA gene encoding response regulator transcription factor CtrA codes for MRILLVEDDPTTAKSIELMLTHANLNVYTTDLGEEGIDLAKLYDYDLILLDLGLPDMNGHEVLRQLRMSRIETPILILSGADDTDNKIKGFGFGADDYLTKPFHREELVARIHAIIRRSKGHSQSIIKTGKIAVNLDAKTVEAGGKAVHLTGKEYQMLELLSLRKGTTLTKEMFLNHLYGGMDEPELKIIDVFICKLRKKLSNATDGENYIETVWGRGYVLRDPQEDHLSGGQRMAVGA; via the coding sequence ATGCGCATTCTGCTGGTTGAGGATGATCCGACCACGGCAAAAAGCATCGAGCTGATGCTGACTCATGCCAATCTGAACGTTTACACGACAGATTTGGGGGAAGAAGGGATCGATCTGGCCAAACTATACGACTATGACCTGATCCTTTTGGATCTGGGGCTGCCGGATATGAACGGCCATGAGGTGCTGCGCCAGCTGCGCATGTCGCGCATCGAAACGCCCATTCTGATCCTGTCGGGTGCCGACGATACCGACAACAAGATCAAGGGCTTCGGCTTTGGTGCGGACGACTACCTGACCAAACCCTTCCACCGCGAGGAACTGGTGGCGCGGATCCATGCGATCATCCGCCGTTCCAAGGGCCATTCGCAGTCGATCATCAAGACCGGCAAGATCGCGGTCAACCTGGACGCCAAGACGGTGGAGGCCGGCGGCAAGGCGGTGCATCTGACCGGCAAGGAATACCAGATGCTGGAGCTTCTGTCCTTGCGTAAGGGCACCACGCTGACCAAGGAGATGTTCCTGAACCACCTTTATGGCGGCATGGATGAACCGGAACTGAAAATCATCGATGTTTTCATCTGCAAGTTGCGTAAAAAACTCAGCAACGCAACAGATGGCGAGAACTATATCGAAACCGTCTGGGGCCGCGGCTATGTGCTGCGCGATCCGCAGGAGGATCATCTGTCGGGCGGTCAGCGGATGGCTGTCGGCGCCTGA
- a CDS encoding iron-sulfur cluster assembly scaffold protein: MSGDSDLIKLYSSRILALAADIPHLDRLQAPDATVKKRSPLCGSAVTVDIKVEDGRITDFGQDVKACALGQASAAVVGANAVGRSLAEVETARDQLKAMLTQDGPVPDAPFDGLEVLQPAREFKNRHASIMLALEATLEAMQTAAKEQCA; encoded by the coding sequence ATGTCTGGCGATAGTGATCTGATCAAGCTGTATTCCTCGCGCATCTTGGCGCTGGCCGCCGACATCCCGCATCTGGACCGGCTGCAGGCACCGGATGCCACGGTCAAGAAGCGCTCGCCGCTGTGCGGCTCTGCGGTGACGGTCGACATCAAAGTCGAGGATGGCCGGATCACCGATTTCGGCCAGGACGTGAAAGCCTGCGCGCTGGGACAGGCCTCTGCCGCTGTGGTCGGTGCCAATGCAGTTGGCCGCTCGCTGGCAGAGGTGGAAACCGCACGCGACCAGCTGAAGGCCATGCTGACCCAGGACGGTCCGGTGCCGGATGCCCCGTTTGACGGGCTGGAGGTGCTGCAGCCTGCGCGTGAATTCAAGAACCGCCATGCCTCGATCATGCTGGCGCTGGAGGCGACGCTGGAAGCCATGCAAACCGCCGCCAAGGAGCAGTGCGCCTAA
- the trmFO gene encoding methylenetetrahydrofolate--tRNA-(uracil(54)-C(5))-methyltransferase (FADH(2)-oxidizing) TrmFO — translation MTDHSAQTLHIVGGGMAGSEAAWQAANMGVQVVIHEMRPKVETFAHQTGNLGEMVCSNSFRSDDDEQNAVGLLHWEMRAANGLIMTTADEHRLPAGGALAVDRDPFAETVTAKLKAHPNVTVSYEEITELPTEGHWIFATGPLTSPELGKAIQAETGAKALAFFDAIAPIVYAESIDMSQAWMQSRYDKGETEEERTAYLNCPMDKDQYEAFIDALLAAEKTEFHEGETAGYFDGCLPIEVMAERGRETLRHGPMKPVGLTNPHQPEVKAHAVVQLRRDNALGTLFNIVGFQTKMKYGAQTEVFKMIPGLENASFARLGGIHRNTFLNSPTLLDRQMRLKSKPNIRFAGQITGVEGYVESAAMGLLAGRLAAAEILGQVLPEVPQDSAMGALIHHITGGAEAKTFQPMNVNFGLFRPVDGLKGGRRGRKDRYKAYTDRAKDVWQDWLKNFS, via the coding sequence ATGACAGATCATTCGGCACAGACATTGCATATCGTGGGCGGCGGCATGGCCGGCTCGGAAGCGGCCTGGCAGGCGGCAAACATGGGTGTACAGGTGGTGATCCACGAGATGCGCCCCAAGGTGGAAACCTTTGCCCACCAAACCGGCAACCTGGGCGAGATGGTGTGTTCGAACTCCTTCCGCTCGGACGATGACGAGCAGAACGCCGTTGGCCTGCTGCACTGGGAAATGCGCGCCGCAAACGGGCTGATCATGACCACCGCGGATGAGCACCGGCTGCCCGCCGGCGGCGCATTGGCCGTGGACCGGGACCCCTTTGCCGAAACGGTGACCGCCAAGCTGAAGGCGCATCCGAATGTCACGGTTTCTTACGAAGAAATCACCGAACTGCCGACAGAGGGCCATTGGATCTTTGCAACCGGGCCGCTGACATCGCCGGAGCTGGGCAAGGCGATTCAGGCCGAAACCGGGGCCAAGGCGCTGGCCTTCTTTGATGCCATCGCGCCGATTGTCTATGCGGAAAGCATCGACATGTCGCAGGCCTGGATGCAGTCCCGCTATGACAAGGGCGAAACCGAGGAAGAGCGCACCGCCTATCTCAACTGTCCGATGGACAAGGACCAGTATGAGGCCTTCATCGACGCGCTGCTGGCCGCCGAGAAGACCGAGTTCCACGAAGGCGAGACCGCAGGCTACTTCGACGGCTGCCTGCCGATCGAGGTGATGGCCGAACGCGGCCGCGAAACCCTGCGCCACGGGCCGATGAAGCCGGTGGGGCTGACCAACCCGCATCAGCCGGAGGTCAAGGCCCATGCGGTGGTGCAGCTGCGCCGCGACAATGCGCTGGGGACACTGTTCAACATCGTTGGCTTCCAGACCAAGATGAAATACGGCGCCCAAACCGAAGTCTTCAAGATGATCCCCGGCCTGGAGAACGCCAGCTTTGCCCGCCTTGGCGGCATCCACCGCAATACCTTCCTGAACTCGCCCACCCTGCTGGACAGGCAGATGCGGCTGAAGTCGAAGCCCAACATCCGCTTTGCCGGCCAGATCACCGGCGTCGAGGGCTATGTGGAAAGCGCCGCCATGGGACTGCTGGCAGGCCGCCTGGCAGCGGCTGAAATCCTGGGCCAAGTGCTGCCGGAAGTGCCGCAGGACAGCGCCATGGGCGCGCTGATCCACCACATCACCGGCGGTGCCGAGGCCAAGACCTTCCAGCCGATGAATGTGAACTTCGGCCTGTTCCGCCCGGTCGACGGGTTGAAGGGCGGCCGCCGCGGCCGCAAGGACCGCTACAAGGCTTATACCGACCGCGCCAAGGATGTCTGGCAGGATTGGCTGAAAAACTTTTCCTAG
- the mnmA gene encoding tRNA 2-thiouridine(34) synthase MnmA — translation MALDQDLELNSLGFAKPPSETRVVVAMSGGVDSSVVAAYLADQGYDVVGVTLQLYDHGAALAKKGACCAGIDIHDARRVAEERGFPHYVLDYENIFKDAVIDEFADSYLAGATPVPCIRCNERVKFKDLLETAKDLEADCMATGHYIQRKMGEHGPELHSAEDANRDQSYFLFSTTPEQLDYLRFPLGHLPSKDATREMAAQYGLAVADKPDSQDICFVPDGNYASVIEKLRPGAAEPGEIVHSDGRVLGSHEGVIHYTIGQRRGLGIGGLSEPLYVVKLDVDKKQVVVGPKELLATRTIPVREINWLGDEPFTSRAEWHLKVKVRSTRPPREAIIRPLTDTTAEVELLTPEEGVSPGQACVFYANEGSRIFGGGWIWRGY, via the coding sequence ATGGCGCTGGACCAAGACCTGGAACTGAACTCGCTCGGCTTTGCCAAACCGCCCTCGGAGACCCGGGTGGTGGTGGCCATGTCCGGCGGCGTCGACAGCTCTGTTGTTGCTGCATATTTGGCCGATCAGGGCTATGACGTGGTCGGCGTGACGCTGCAGCTTTACGATCACGGCGCGGCGCTGGCGAAAAAAGGCGCCTGCTGCGCAGGCATCGATATCCACGATGCACGCCGCGTTGCGGAGGAGCGCGGCTTTCCGCATTACGTCCTGGATTATGAGAACATTTTTAAGGATGCAGTGATTGACGAGTTCGCCGACAGCTATCTGGCGGGCGCAACCCCGGTGCCCTGCATCCGCTGCAACGAGCGGGTGAAGTTCAAGGACCTCCTGGAAACCGCCAAGGATCTGGAGGCCGACTGCATGGCCACCGGCCATTACATCCAGCGCAAGATGGGCGAACACGGGCCGGAACTGCACTCGGCCGAAGACGCCAACCGCGACCAAAGCTATTTCCTGTTCTCCACCACGCCGGAGCAGCTGGACTACCTGCGCTTCCCGCTGGGCCATCTGCCCTCCAAGGACGCCACCCGCGAAATGGCGGCCCAGTACGGCCTGGCGGTGGCGGACAAGCCCGACAGCCAGGACATCTGCTTTGTGCCGGACGGCAACTACGCCAGCGTGATCGAGAAACTGCGCCCAGGCGCGGCGGAACCGGGCGAGATCGTGCATTCCGACGGCCGGGTTCTGGGCAGCCACGAAGGGGTGATTCACTACACCATCGGTCAGCGCCGCGGCCTGGGCATCGGCGGGCTGTCCGAACCGCTTTACGTGGTGAAGCTGGATGTGGACAAGAAACAGGTGGTTGTTGGTCCCAAGGAGCTGCTGGCCACCCGCACCATTCCAGTGCGCGAGATCAACTGGCTGGGGGATGAACCCTTCACCAGCCGCGCGGAATGGCATCTGAAGGTCAAGGTCCGTTCCACCCGCCCGCCGCGCGAAGCAATCATCCGGCCGCTGACGGACACAACCGCCGAGGTGGAGCTGCTGACGCCCGAGGAAGGCGTCTCCCCCGGCCAGGCCTGTGTGTTCTACGCCAACGAGGGCAGCCGCATCTTTGGCGGCGGCTGGATCTGGCGCGGCTACTGA
- the recG gene encoding ATP-dependent DNA helicase RecG yields the protein MSGRPEILFPLFAGAETLQGVGPKTAQNLSQIDIETPRDLLFSLPYSVIDRRRRDTIRGVDLPATVTVEVTIGRHRPARNRGGAYRIHAEDAETEFQLVFFHGRSRYLEAQLPEGARRVVSGKLELFDGLAQMVHPDHMLPVEEAHGIPEFEPVYSLTHGVTQKTMYKAAQSALSRAPELAEWIDPTQMLRENWPAWHDALQSAHAPQGPDDLSPQVPARARLAYDELFAHQLTLALARQKERKARGIQSVATGRLQSKVLQALPYRPTGAQARAIEEISADMASGKRMNRLLQGDVGAGKTLVAFMALLVAVEAGGQGVMMAPTGILAQQHMEGLAPLAEDAGVVIEILTGRDKGAERKAKLAALKRGDIHILVGTHAVFQQDVEFRDLRLAIVDEQHRFGVRQRMELAEKGKGADVLVMTATPIPRSLALAQYGDMDVSVLDEKPPGRKPVKTAVISTERMQEVVDHLRKAIAEGRQCYWVCPLVDESELSDLTAAEERFKHLRAILGEGTAGLVHGQMPPAEKDAAMAAFVEGKTKVLVATTVIEVGVNVPNASIMVIERAEIFGLAQLHQLRGRVGRGSAESTCLLMYQPPLTEGGRKRLEVLRETEDGFRISETDLQMRGAGDMIGTAQSGLPRFQIADLERQAGLMAVAQSDARALLAADPRLEGERGKAARVLLWLMKQDQAIRLISVG from the coding sequence ATGAGCGGGCGTCCCGAGATCCTGTTTCCGCTGTTTGCCGGCGCCGAGACCCTGCAGGGCGTCGGCCCGAAAACGGCGCAGAATCTCAGCCAGATTGATATCGAAACGCCGCGCGACCTGCTGTTTTCGCTGCCTTATTCGGTGATCGACCGCCGCCGCCGCGACACTATCCGCGGGGTGGACCTGCCCGCCACGGTGACCGTGGAGGTGACCATTGGCCGCCACCGCCCGGCGCGCAACCGCGGCGGCGCTTACCGCATTCATGCAGAGGATGCGGAGACTGAGTTTCAGCTGGTCTTCTTCCATGGTCGCAGCCGCTATCTTGAGGCGCAGCTGCCCGAAGGCGCCCGGCGGGTGGTTTCGGGCAAGCTGGAACTGTTTGATGGCTTGGCGCAGATGGTGCATCCGGATCACATGCTGCCTGTGGAAGAGGCGCACGGGATCCCGGAGTTCGAACCGGTCTACAGCCTGACCCATGGGGTCACGCAAAAGACCATGTACAAGGCGGCACAAAGCGCGCTGTCACGGGCTCCGGAGCTGGCGGAATGGATCGACCCGACGCAGATGCTGCGGGAAAACTGGCCTGCCTGGCATGACGCTCTGCAGTCTGCCCATGCGCCGCAGGGGCCCGATGACCTCAGCCCGCAGGTACCGGCGCGGGCGCGGCTGGCCTATGATGAGCTGTTTGCCCATCAGCTGACCCTGGCGCTGGCCCGCCAGAAGGAACGCAAGGCCCGCGGCATTCAAAGTGTTGCCACCGGCCGCTTGCAATCAAAGGTTCTGCAGGCGCTGCCCTACCGTCCTACAGGTGCGCAGGCCCGCGCGATCGAGGAAATCTCAGCCGATATGGCCTCGGGCAAGCGTATGAACCGGCTGCTGCAGGGGGATGTGGGTGCGGGGAAAACACTGGTTGCTTTCATGGCTTTGCTGGTTGCTGTTGAAGCAGGCGGGCAGGGGGTGATGATGGCCCCGACCGGCATTCTGGCGCAGCAGCATATGGAAGGCCTTGCACCGCTGGCCGAAGATGCGGGCGTCGTGATTGAGATCCTGACGGGCCGTGACAAGGGCGCTGAGCGCAAGGCCAAACTGGCGGCCCTGAAACGCGGCGATATTCATATCCTGGTCGGAACCCATGCGGTGTTCCAGCAGGACGTGGAATTCCGCGACTTGCGCCTGGCCATTGTTGATGAACAGCACCGCTTTGGTGTGCGTCAGCGGATGGAACTGGCTGAAAAGGGCAAGGGTGCAGATGTTCTGGTGATGACCGCTACACCGATCCCGCGCTCGCTGGCGCTGGCGCAATACGGTGACATGGATGTTTCTGTGCTGGATGAGAAACCACCGGGGCGCAAGCCCGTAAAGACGGCGGTGATCAGCACCGAACGGATGCAGGAAGTGGTCGACCATCTGCGCAAGGCGATTGCTGAGGGGCGGCAATGTTATTGGGTTTGCCCGCTGGTCGACGAATCCGAGCTGAGCGACCTGACAGCGGCGGAGGAACGCTTCAAGCATCTGCGCGCCATCCTTGGCGAAGGCACGGCGGGTCTGGTGCATGGCCAGATGCCGCCGGCTGAAAAGGACGCGGCTATGGCGGCGTTCGTTGAAGGAAAGACCAAGGTTCTGGTGGCGACCACGGTGATCGAGGTCGGGGTGAACGTGCCCAATGCCTCAATCATGGTAATTGAGCGGGCAGAGATCTTTGGCCTTGCCCAGTTGCACCAGCTGCGCGGCCGGGTGGGGCGCGGAAGTGCAGAGTCGACCTGCCTCTTGATGTACCAGCCGCCGCTGACCGAGGGCGGCCGCAAACGGCTGGAGGTGCTGCGCGAGACTGAGGACGGGTTCCGGATCTCGGAAACCGACCTGCAGATGCGCGGCGCGGGCGACATGATCGGTACCGCGCAATCCGGGTTGCCCCGATTCCAGATTGCCGATCTGGAACGCCAGGCCGGGCTGATGGCGGTGGCGCAAAGCGATGCGCGGGCACTGCTGGCTGCTGATCCTAGGCTGGAAGGCGAGCGCGGCAAGGCGGCGCGCGTTCTGTTGTGGCTGATGAAACAGGATCAGGCGATTCGTTTGATTTCAGTGGGTTAA
- a CDS encoding DUF1153 domain-containing protein, which yields MFLKKVDGPRAVTLPDGTIMTRADLPPETTKRWVASRKAAVVRGVLYGLLPQKEAMRRYGLSEEEFRSWVAAVADHGEEALKTTRLKKFRDQDAK from the coding sequence ATGTTTTTGAAGAAAGTCGACGGGCCGCGGGCGGTTACCCTGCCGGATGGCACCATTATGACCCGGGCCGATTTGCCGCCGGAAACCACCAAGCGCTGGGTGGCCTCACGCAAGGCAGCCGTGGTGCGCGGTGTGCTCTATGGGCTGCTGCCGCAGAAGGAGGCGATGCGCCGTTATGGCCTGAGCGAGGAAGAGTTTCGCAGCTGGGTTGCAGCCGTTGCCGATCATGGCGAAGAGGCCCTGAAAACCACACGTCTCAAGAAATTCCGTGATCAGGACGCAAAATAA
- the ligA gene encoding NAD-dependent DNA ligase LigA, giving the protein MTERDVASLTAADAEAEFQALEKQLRAADLAYHQDDAPEISDAEYDSLKRRYRALADAFPELAEAATQLDAVGAPAASGFGKIAHSVRMLSLGNAFEDEDVSDFDRSIRKYLGLSPADALAFTAEPKIDGLSLSLRYENGTLIQAATRGDGSIGENVTANARTIADIPQQLEGAPDVLEVRGEVYMSHADFEALNARHEERGGKTFANPRNAAAGSLRQLDAEITRARPLRFFAYSWGELSAPLAETQMEAIERLKSLGFQTNPLTRLCASTEEMIRHYRSIEEQRATLGYDIDGVVYKVNDLALQARLGFRSTTPRWAIAHKFPAELAWTRLEAIDIQVGRTGALSPVARLSPVTVGGVVVSNATLHNEDYILGRDSKGEEIRGGKDIRIGDWVQIYRAGDVIPKVADVDLSKRPQSAEAYQFPHICPECGSPAEREEGDAVRRCSGGIICPAQAVEKLKHFVSRAAFDIEGLGAKQVEQFHSDGWIKEPADIFDLQANYGSGLQQLKNREGWGEKSAENLFAAIEEKRTIALAKLIFALGIRHAGEVAGRDLALHYLDWQAMADAIDAARPASLAHRAADEAEEAERQKAAVEGRRAKISETRAAAVAACDVPPEAAAAWADLIGVDGIGAVLGLSLCDAFANAEERAAFDRLIAKLAIVPPDAPAADSPVAGKTVVFTGTLEKMTRAEAKARAEALGAKVSGSVSKKTDILVAGPGAGSKAKKAAELGIRTMDEDGWLELIAEA; this is encoded by the coding sequence ATGACAGAAAGAGACGTGGCCAGCCTGACGGCAGCAGATGCTGAGGCAGAGTTTCAAGCGCTTGAGAAACAGCTGCGGGCGGCGGATCTGGCCTATCATCAGGACGACGCGCCGGAAATCAGTGATGCGGAATATGATTCGCTGAAGCGCCGCTACCGGGCTCTTGCGGATGCTTTCCCTGAACTCGCGGAAGCGGCCACCCAGCTGGATGCAGTGGGCGCACCAGCGGCCTCAGGCTTTGGCAAGATTGCCCATTCAGTGCGGATGCTGTCGCTGGGCAACGCCTTTGAGGATGAAGACGTTTCGGACTTCGACCGCAGCATCCGCAAGTACCTCGGCCTCAGCCCGGCGGATGCGCTGGCCTTCACGGCGGAGCCCAAAATTGACGGGCTGTCGCTGTCCCTGCGTTATGAAAATGGCACGCTGATCCAGGCCGCGACCCGCGGAGATGGCAGCATTGGCGAGAACGTGACCGCCAACGCCCGCACCATTGCCGACATCCCGCAGCAATTGGAAGGGGCGCCGGACGTTCTGGAAGTGCGTGGCGAAGTCTACATGAGCCACGCGGATTTCGAGGCACTGAATGCCCGGCACGAAGAACGCGGCGGCAAGACATTTGCCAACCCGCGCAATGCGGCTGCGGGCTCCTTGCGGCAACTGGATGCAGAGATCACCCGTGCGCGTCCTTTGCGGTTCTTTGCCTACAGCTGGGGAGAGCTGAGCGCACCGCTGGCAGAGACCCAGATGGAGGCAATCGAACGGCTGAAGTCCCTGGGTTTTCAGACCAATCCGCTGACCCGGCTCTGTGCCTCCACCGAGGAAATGATCCGCCATTACCGCAGCATAGAGGAACAGCGTGCGACGCTGGGCTATGACATCGACGGCGTCGTCTACAAGGTCAACGATCTGGCATTGCAGGCGCGGCTGGGGTTCCGCTCCACCACGCCCCGCTGGGCGATTGCTCATAAATTCCCGGCCGAACTCGCATGGACCCGGCTGGAAGCCATCGACATTCAGGTCGGCCGCACCGGCGCGCTGAGCCCGGTGGCGCGGCTTAGCCCGGTGACGGTTGGCGGTGTGGTTGTGTCCAATGCAACGCTGCACAACGAGGATTACATCCTGGGCCGGGATTCCAAGGGAGAGGAAATCCGCGGCGGCAAGGACATCCGTATCGGCGACTGGGTGCAGATCTACCGTGCGGGCGATGTGATCCCCAAGGTGGCGGACGTCGACCTGTCCAAGCGCCCGCAGAGCGCAGAAGCCTACCAGTTTCCGCATATCTGCCCCGAGTGCGGCAGCCCTGCCGAACGGGAAGAGGGCGATGCGGTGCGCCGCTGCTCGGGCGGCATTATCTGCCCCGCCCAGGCGGTGGAGAAACTGAAGCATTTCGTGTCCCGCGCAGCCTTTGATATCGAAGGTCTGGGTGCCAAGCAGGTGGAGCAGTTCCACAGCGATGGCTGGATCAAGGAGCCTGCGGATATCTTTGATCTGCAAGCAAATTACGGCTCCGGCCTGCAGCAGTTGAAGAACCGTGAAGGCTGGGGTGAGAAATCAGCGGAGAACTTGTTTGCAGCGATCGAGGAAAAGCGCACAATCGCGCTGGCCAAGCTGATCTTTGCCCTTGGCATCCGCCACGCTGGCGAGGTCGCAGGCCGCGATCTGGCGCTGCACTATCTGGATTGGCAGGCAATGGCCGATGCAATCGACGCGGCCCGCCCCGCCTCCTTGGCACACCGGGCCGCGGATGAGGCTGAGGAGGCCGAACGCCAGAAGGCTGCCGTCGAAGGGCGGCGCGCAAAGATCTCGGAAACACGGGCTGCAGCTGTTGCGGCTTGCGACGTTCCGCCGGAGGCCGCCGCGGCTTGGGCCGACCTCATCGGTGTGGACGGCATCGGCGCGGTTCTGGGACTGTCCCTGTGTGACGCCTTTGCCAACGCAGAGGAGCGCGCGGCCTTCGACCGGCTGATCGCAAAACTGGCCATCGTTCCGCCCGATGCCCCTGCGGCGGATAGTCCGGTAGCGGGCAAGACCGTTGTCTTCACCGGCACGCTGGAGAAGATGACCAGGGCCGAAGCCAAAGCCCGGGCAGAGGCGCTGGGGGCCAAGGTCTCAGGCTCTGTTTCCAAGAAAACCGATATTTTGGTGGCGGGACCGGGTGCCGGCTCCAAAGCCAAGAAGGCCGCGGAACTGGGTATCCGGACGATGGACGAAGACGGCTGGCTGGAGCTGATCGCAGAGGCATGA
- the hisI gene encoding phosphoribosyl-AMP cyclohydrolase, with amino-acid sequence MSFDPASLTYNDAGLIPCIAQDDTSGEVLMMAWMNADAVAKTLETGRVTYWSRSRQSFWIKGETSGHVQELVDLRIDCDRDCLLALVRQTGAACHTNRRTCFYTAVRDGEEVELMKPMS; translated from the coding sequence ATGTCCTTTGATCCCGCCAGCCTGACCTACAACGATGCCGGGCTGATCCCTTGCATTGCGCAGGACGACACCTCCGGCGAGGTGCTGATGATGGCCTGGATGAATGCCGATGCGGTGGCGAAGACGCTGGAGACCGGCAGGGTCACCTATTGGTCGCGCTCCCGGCAATCATTCTGGATCAAGGGCGAGACCTCCGGCCATGTGCAGGAACTGGTGGACCTTCGCATCGACTGTGACCGCGACTGCCTGCTGGCGCTGGTGCGCCAGACCGGGGCGGCCTGTCACACCAACCGGCGGACCTGTTTTTATACCGCGGTGCGGGACGGGGAAGAGGTTGAGCTGATGAAGCCGATGAGCTGA